GCGCAGAGCGGTGCAGGATCGCGAGGGCGCGCGCGCAGGAGTCGATGGCGTGGGGGGTCCATGGCGGCGGCATGGTAAACCCGGTCAGGTCTTCGAGGAGCAGCCCTCGCCATCCCGCTGCTTCCACCGCACCGAGCAGCTGCGGCCGGATCGTCGGGGCAATGCCCGCCCGCTCGTACATCCACGTCTCGCGCTCTACAAGATCAGCCCAGCGGAATGACGGGTCGGACGACGCTGGTATCGGCGCGCCGGTCTTCAAGATGACCGTTCGGCCATCGTCCAGAAACAGCCGGAGCACCGGACGGACGGAGAAGGGTGCCGTGGAGAGCACAGTCTCGCGCACCGCCGCTCCGAGAAAGCGGCCGGCCGCCTCGATCAGCGCGCGCGGAACCTCCGTCACTGGGCCTCTCCTTCAGGAGGAAGGGGGAGATCGAACGCCATCGCAAACCAGCGCACGGTCGGTCCGAGGAATTCTGCGCGCAAGCGTTGGTTGTCCGTCACGACCCCGCCGGCTTGGAGCTTGTCGACGAAATAGCCGACCCAAAAGGCGAGAACGCCCCGGACTGCGTCAGCGCCGGGATGGGGAGCATGGGCGAGGTAGCGCTCGTGCACCGCCGGCGCGGGGATGCCGGTCTCGCGCTCGACCCCCAGCGCCCAGTAAACGCTGTCGCGGGCTGGGGTGTCCCAAATTGCCTGTCCCCAGTCGAGGAAGATCGGCCGTTCAGCGCAGAAGAACAGATTGTCGGAGCGCACATCGTTGTGATTGAAGGCGCGGCGGAGCGGGGCGGTTGCAAGGCGGGCATAGGCGCGCTCAGCGAGGGGGAGCGCTCGGTCGAACCACGCCCACCACGCGCTCGTCGTGTAGCCGGTAGGAAGGTGGCCGGAGGCGCGGCCGCGGGCGCGGAGGTCGCCCCAAAACCGTTGGGGACCGAGCCGGCCGATGAGGTCTGGCGGCATCCCCGCCGGCTGCGGGATGGCGTGCAGGCGCGCCAGGGCGGCCGCGACCGCATCGATTGCTGCCGCCGACCACGGAGGAACGCGGCGGCAGGAGGAGAGGTCTTCGAGCAAAAGGCCGCGCCAGCCGTCGCCCGCGACCGCTCCGTAGCTGCGGGGGCGCCATTCCTGCGTCTCCGGGACGTGCTGATAGACCCAAATCTCGCGGCCGAGCAAGTCCGACCACAACCGTCCCGGGAGACCGCTCACCGGCGCAGGCGGAGCCGCTTTGAGAACGACCCGTCGTCCGTCGGCAAGGGTCAAGCGGCGATGCGATTGGGCAGAGTAGCCGCCCTGAAGCGGCTCAACCGCGAGGATCGGCGCTCCTAAGCAGTGTGCTGCGGCCTCGAGAAGCTTGGCGGGAAGGGTTGCCGGCTGGTGTGGAAAGGTGAGCGTCACCTTACGCTCTCACTCCCTGCTCGGCCAAGACCGCGCCGAGGATGGCGACCGCTTCATCAATCTCTGCCTCGCTGATCACGAGAGGAGGCATCAGCCGGACGGCGTTCGGCATCACCGCGTTGAGGAGCAGTCCGCGAGCGAGGGCAGCGCGGGTGAGCGCGTCGCTGATCTCGCTCCTGAACTGGACGGCGATCAGGAGGCCAGCACCGCGCACGTCGACGATTGCGGGATGACGCGCTGCCAGGTCGCGGAGCCGAGCGAGGAAATACTCCCCGCGCTGCGCTGCCCGCGCGACCAGCTGTTCCTCCTCGATCACGTCGAGCGTCGCGACCCCGGCAGCGCAGACGACAGGATTGCCGCCAAAGGTGGAGCCGTGGTCGCCCGGCTTGAACGCCTGAGCGACCTCCTCACGGGCAAGGAAGGCGCCGATCGGCAGTCCGCCGGCAAGTGCTTTGCCGAGCGTCAAGATGTCTGGCCGGATGCCGTAGCGCTCGAAGGCGAACATTGTTCCCGTCCGGCCGATGCCCGTCTGGATCTCATCGAGGATGAGGAGGAGGCCGTACTCATCGCACAGGGCGCGGACAGCGCGCAGATAGTCCGGTGCCGCTGGCCAGACCCCTCCTTCCCCTTGCACCGGCTCGAGGAGAACTGCGACGGTTTTCTCTGAGATCGCCGCCCGCAGCGCCTCGATATCGTTGAACTCGACCTGGCGAAACCCCTCTGGCAGCGGGCGGAAGGGGTCTTGGTAAGCCGGTTTGCCCGTGGCGGCAACCATCGCCAAGGTGCGTCCGTGAAAGGAGCGCCACGCCGAGATCACCTCATAGGCGCCGCCGCGGTACATCGCGCCCCACCGCCGGGCGAGCTTGACGGCGCCTTCATTCGCTTCGGCGCCGCTGTTCTGGAAGAAAACCCGGTCCAGCCCGGCGAGCTGCGTGATGCGCTCGGCGAGCTGAAGCTGCGGCAGCGTATAGAACTGGTTGGAGACTTGCATGAGGGTCGCGGCTTGGCGCTGGACCGCAGCGACGACCTTCGGATGGCAGTGCCCGACATTGTTGACTGCCCACCCCCCGACGAGGTCGAGATAACGCTTGCCGGCATCATCCCAGACCTCGCAGCCGCGGCCTCGAACGAGCGTTACCGGCAGGCGGCGGTGCAGCGGCATATACCGCTGCTCTTCCACGGCAGGCCAGTTGCGCTCGGTCATCTCTCCTCCTGCAGGCGGGGGCTGCCAAAACGTCCGCATGGGACGGGGGACGTCGGCGGCAGTATATACCAGCCTTGTCCGACGATGAGCTCCCACCCTGCGGAGAGCGGCGGGCCGCTCATGCTAAGATGCCGTCACTCCGGCGCACGAAGGGGACGAATGATGGCAACGCTGGGCGACGTAGCGCGGCTGCGCGACTTGATGCGGGAAGTCGCCGACTCGCTGGATATCGACCCTCCCATCGAGGAGGATGACGAGTTTACAATTGCCTATCCGTTTGAGGATGGACGGACCAAGAGTGTCTCGGCCTTCGTCGAGGACGACGATGGCGAGCCGTGGGTGATTGTCTACAGCGTCTTCGGGTCGCTGGACGACCTCGACCCGGTCGACCTGCTCAATCGGAACTTCAGTCCCGGCTACACCTTCATCGCCGCTGACGAGGGAGATGCAATGGTGATGGCCTCCTACCTGCTGGACGACTTGGATGCGGAGAGCCTCGAAGCGCTGGTCGGCGATGTCGCTTCTTGGGCAGAAGCGCTGCGCGAGGAGTTTTCGAGCGAGGTTGAGTAGCTCGTGCTGACAACCGGCTGGACCCGGCTTGCCCGAACGGTGCTCCATGAGAACGCGTTCCGCCGCTTTTTCCTCGACCGGGTCCGGATCCATTCCGGCGACGAGATCGAATACAGCTGGGCAGAAGCTGCGGCGGCCTCCTTTGTGGTGCCCCTGACAGACGACGGAGAGATCGTCCTCATCCGCCAGTATCGCTACCCGGTCGACCGCTGGGTGTGGGAAGTGCCAGCAGGACGGATTGAGGGCGAACCCAGCGAGGAGACCGCCCGGCGCGAACTGCTGGAGGAGGTCGGCGGCATCGCTCGAACGATCGTCCCGCTGGGCACCTGCTACAGCGCTGCGGCGCACCTCCATCTCCTCTGCGCCTTCTTCCTTGCGACGGGCGTCGTCCTCGACCAAACGGCGCGCCGCGAGGCGACCGAGCTGCTGGAGGTTCGGCTTGTGCCCGCCGAGGAAGCGTTCGCGCTGGTCCGCCGGGGCGGCGACATCGAGGCGCAGAGCGGCCTCGCTATCCTGATGGCCGAACCGACCATCCGCAGCCTAGTGCGATGACGTTTTCGCCGCCCAATCGCGCCGCCGCCGCGCCGCGGTTCTCTGCGCTGGCGACGGTCCTGCGGCGCGACCAGCCCAACCGCGTCGGGACGCCGGAAGAGGTGGTTGCCCGCGCTCAGCGCGCCGAGCGGGATGGATTTGATGTCATCTGTCTTGCCGACCTCGGCTACGCGGAGATCTTTCCGGCAGTCACGCTCGTCGCCTTGCGCACGGAGCAGATCGCCATCAGCACGCGCGTCATCGGTGTCTTCACCCGCTCGCCCGTCCTGTTTGCTTCAGGAGCGGCGTGGGCGAACCGGATCAGCGGCGGGCGGTTCTCGCTCGGCATTGGGGCCAGTTTGCCTGCTATTGTCGAAGGGGTCCACGGCGGCCGTTGGGCGAACCCCGTCGGGCGCATGATCGACACGCTCAAGCTGTATCGAGCGCTCTACGGCGAGGAAGTCGCCGGCGTCCGCCGCAACCCAGACGGCAGCGTCGCCTACGAAGGCGAGACGCTGCGTGT
Above is a genomic segment from Dehalococcoidia bacterium containing:
- a CDS encoding acetylornithine transaminase: MTERNWPAVEEQRYMPLHRRLPVTLVRGRGCEVWDDAGKRYLDLVGGWAVNNVGHCHPKVVAAVQRQAATLMQVSNQFYTLPQLQLAERITQLAGLDRVFFQNSGAEANEGAVKLARRWGAMYRGGAYEVISAWRSFHGRTLAMVAATGKPAYQDPFRPLPEGFRQVEFNDIEALRAAISEKTVAVLLEPVQGEGGVWPAAPDYLRAVRALCDEYGLLLILDEIQTGIGRTGTMFAFERYGIRPDILTLGKALAGGLPIGAFLAREEVAQAFKPGDHGSTFGGNPVVCAAGVATLDVIEEEQLVARAAQRGEYFLARLRDLAARHPAIVDVRGAGLLIAVQFRSEISDALTRAALARGLLLNAVMPNAVRLMPPLVISEAEIDEAVAILGAVLAEQGVRA
- a CDS encoding NUDIX hydrolase yields the protein MLTTGWTRLARTVLHENAFRRFFLDRVRIHSGDEIEYSWAEAAAASFVVPLTDDGEIVLIRQYRYPVDRWVWEVPAGRIEGEPSEETARRELLEEVGGIARTIVPLGTCYSAAAHLHLLCAFFLATGVVLDQTARREATELLEVRLVPAEEAFALVRRGGDIEAQSGLAILMAEPTIRSLVR
- a CDS encoding aminoglycoside phosphotransferase family protein, which produces MTLTFPHQPATLPAKLLEAAAHCLGAPILAVEPLQGGYSAQSHRRLTLADGRRVVLKAAPPAPVSGLPGRLWSDLLGREIWVYQHVPETQEWRPRSYGAVAGDGWRGLLLEDLSSCRRVPPWSAAAIDAVAAALARLHAIPQPAGMPPDLIGRLGPQRFWGDLRARGRASGHLPTGYTTSAWWAWFDRALPLAERAYARLATAPLRRAFNHNDVRSDNLFFCAERPIFLDWGQAIWDTPARDSVYWALGVERETGIPAPAVHERYLAHAPHPGADAVRGVLAFWVGYFVDKLQAGGVVTDNQRLRAEFLGPTVRWFAMAFDLPLPPEGEAQ